The Oscillospiraceae bacterium genome contains a region encoding:
- the hisS gene encoding histidine--tRNA ligase, producing the protein MKINPLKGMKDYLPAEQRLRDYVQGRILETYRASGFERIATPLLEDMENLDKSEGGENLNLIFKVLKRGEKLDAALAAGSEKALSDMGLRYDLTLPLSRYYAANRDKLPTPFKVIQTDRVFRAERPQKGRLREFVQCDIDIVGDASPNAEIELIDVTARALLAIGFADFTVNLNDRRLLRGMLEGMGFAPETLDSVCITFDKLDKVGPDGVAAELAEKGCPAPAVAALRAFLGQGAADLSAVAALCADKAPAAALRQVMDAVTALAGGAYKVAYCPSLVRGQGYYTGMVFEVVCPAFSGAVAGGGRYDNMVGKFLGQPVPAVGFSIGFERICSVLLDQGFAIPAEKQKLALLYAPGADFAAVLKKAAELRQAYLVTVLPQGKKAGKQLAALESQGFAAAAFFETGEIKRFGQT; encoded by the coding sequence ATGAAGATCAATCCCCTCAAGGGCATGAAGGACTATCTGCCCGCCGAACAGCGCCTGCGCGACTACGTGCAGGGCCGCATCCTGGAAACCTACCGCGCCAGCGGCTTCGAGCGCATCGCCACCCCCCTCCTGGAAGACATGGAAAACCTGGACAAAAGCGAGGGCGGCGAGAACCTGAACCTCATCTTCAAGGTGCTCAAGCGGGGCGAAAAGCTGGATGCCGCCTTGGCCGCGGGCAGCGAAAAGGCCTTGAGCGACATGGGCCTGCGCTATGACCTCACCCTGCCCCTCTCCCGCTACTATGCCGCCAACCGGGACAAGCTGCCCACCCCCTTCAAGGTCATCCAGACCGACCGGGTGTTCCGGGCCGAGCGCCCGCAAAAAGGCCGCCTGCGCGAGTTCGTGCAGTGCGATATCGACATTGTGGGCGACGCCTCGCCCAATGCCGAGATCGAACTGATCGACGTGACCGCCCGCGCCCTGCTGGCCATCGGCTTTGCCGATTTCACCGTGAATTTGAACGACCGGCGGCTTCTGCGCGGCATGCTCGAAGGCATGGGCTTTGCGCCCGAAACCCTCGACAGCGTGTGCATCACCTTCGATAAGCTGGATAAAGTCGGCCCCGACGGCGTGGCCGCCGAGCTGGCCGAAAAGGGCTGCCCCGCCCCCGCGGTGGCCGCCCTGCGCGCCTTCCTCGGGCAGGGCGCGGCAGACCTTTCCGCCGTGGCCGCCCTCTGCGCAGACAAAGCCCCCGCCGCCGCCCTGCGGCAGGTCATGGATGCGGTAACCGCCCTCGCCGGCGGCGCCTACAAGGTGGCCTACTGCCCCAGCCTTGTGCGCGGGCAGGGCTATTACACCGGCATGGTGTTCGAGGTTGTCTGCCCCGCTTTTTCCGGCGCGGTGGCGGGCGGCGGCCGCTACGACAATATGGTGGGCAAGTTTTTGGGCCAGCCGGTGCCGGCTGTGGGCTTTTCCATCGGGTTCGAGCGCATCTGCTCGGTCCTGCTGGACCAGGGCTTTGCCATCCCCGCCGAAAAGCAAAAGCTGGCGCTGCTCTACGCCCCCGGCGCCGACTTTGCGGCGGTGCTGAAAAAGGCCGCCGAATTGCGGCAGGCATATCTGGTCACCGTGCTGCCCCAGGGCAAAAAAGCCGGCAAGCAGCTTGCCGCGCTGGAAAGCCAGGGCTTCGCCGCCGCCGCCTTTTTTGAAACGGGCGAGATCAAGCGGTTCGGCCAAACCTGA